In Podospora pseudopauciseta strain CBS 411.78 chromosome 3, whole genome shotgun sequence, one genomic interval encodes:
- the NRK1 gene encoding ribosylnicotinamide kinase (COG:F; BUSCO:EOG09264DMU; EggNog:ENOG503P06U) translates to MPLPPAQKSLLVSLSGPSSSGKTTLARLLRDLLPNTFILHEDDFYKPESLLPFRSGHRDWDCPEAIDLPALTNALTYIKSTGEFPPFINSKEDQNTLGACPASPSHINLAKAIIASSSLHSLLKHAKICILDGFLLYSQAEEFKPILELIDVKLFLLASEEKAVARRKARDGYVTLEGFWKDPEGYVEEVVWPNYVEQHGYLFVDGDVKRGRLDRKVLEREGILAMGDGHGHGEGFGEVLVWAVGEVVNRLEGFLGGEGGRGENEGE, encoded by the exons atgcccctccccccagctcaaaaatccctcctcgtctccctctccggcccctcctcctcaggcaAAACAACGCTcgcccgcctcctccgcgacctcctcccaaacaCCTTCATCCTCCACGAAGACGACTTCTACAAGCCCgaatccctcctcccctttcgTTCCGGTCATCGAGACTGGGACTGCCCCGAAGCAATCGACCTCCCTGCCCTAACCAACGCCCTCACTTACATAAAATCCACCGGAGAATTCCCC CCCTTCATCAACTCAAAGGAAGACCAAAACACCCTCGGCGCCTGCCCCGCCTCCCCGTCCCACATCAACCTCGCCaaggccatcatcgccagcTCATCCCTCCACTCACTCCTCAAACACGCCAAGATCTGTATCCTGGATGGGTTTTTATTGTATTCACAGGCCGAGGAGTTCAAGCCTATCCTTGAGCTGATTGACGTCAAGCTTTTTTTACTGGCGTcagaggagaaggcggtagcaaggaggaaggcgagggatgGGTATGTCACCCTCGAAGGGTTCTGGAAGGATCCGGAGGGGtatgtggaggaggttgtgtgGCCTAATTATGTGGAGCAGCATGGGTATTTGTTTGTGGACGGGGATGTcaaaagggggaggttagACAGAaaggtgttggagagggaggggatatTGGCTATGGGGgatgggcatgggcatggggaggggtttggggaggtgttggtttgggctgtgggtgaggtggttAATAGGCTGGAGGGGTTtctgggaggggagggggggcggggggagaATGAGGGTGAGTAA